A single genomic interval of Streptomyces sp. 1222.5 harbors:
- a CDS encoding amino acid permease: MLDQGAPPHNERAAAPASPGVAARLMRRKPVERLVAEGGQGEGGQLRRSLGLWQLTMISIGATLGTGIFVVLGDAVPKAGPAVTLAFVIAGLTALFSALSYAELAGSIPVAGSSYSYAYATLGELVAWVCGWCLVLEYGVSVAAVAVGWGEYLNELLDGTVGVTIPGVLSSAPGEGGIINLPALIVVLLAMVFLLGGARESARANTIMVCVKIVALVLFCAVGFMGFKSGNYADFMPLGMTGVSAAGATLFFSYIGFDAASTAGEEAKNPKRDLPRAIMLSLIIVTVLYVLVAGVAVGAWNWKKFDGSEATLAAIMDDVTGQTFWGTLLALGAVISIASVVLTVLYGQTRILFAMARDGLVPKALGKVHAKTGSPRLNTVIVSLFCGVLAALIPLGKLVDATSIGTLFAFALVNVAVIVLRYKRPGLERTFKVPFGPVLPVLGFLFCAYNMFSLDTVTWVVFGCWMAVGLVFYFVYGYRRSRLATDDVLAVTAEK, from the coding sequence GTGCTCGACCAAGGCGCACCCCCGCACAACGAGAGAGCGGCCGCCCCCGCGTCCCCGGGCGTCGCCGCGCGCCTCATGCGTCGCAAGCCCGTGGAACGCCTGGTCGCCGAGGGCGGCCAGGGCGAGGGAGGGCAGCTCCGGCGCTCCCTCGGACTGTGGCAGCTGACCATGATCAGCATCGGTGCCACGCTCGGCACCGGCATCTTCGTCGTCCTCGGCGACGCCGTCCCGAAGGCCGGTCCGGCGGTCACCCTGGCCTTCGTGATCGCCGGTCTCACGGCCCTGTTCTCGGCGCTGTCGTACGCCGAGCTGGCGGGCAGCATCCCGGTCGCCGGCTCCTCCTACTCGTATGCGTACGCAACGCTGGGTGAGCTGGTCGCCTGGGTCTGCGGCTGGTGTCTGGTGCTGGAGTACGGCGTGTCGGTGGCCGCCGTCGCCGTCGGCTGGGGCGAGTACCTCAACGAGCTGCTCGACGGCACCGTCGGTGTCACCATCCCGGGCGTCCTGTCCTCGGCGCCGGGCGAGGGCGGCATCATCAACCTGCCCGCCCTGATCGTCGTCCTGCTGGCGATGGTGTTCCTGCTCGGCGGTGCGCGCGAGTCCGCCCGCGCCAACACGATCATGGTCTGCGTGAAGATCGTCGCCCTCGTGCTGTTCTGCGCGGTGGGCTTCATGGGCTTCAAGTCCGGCAACTACGCCGACTTCATGCCGCTCGGCATGACGGGTGTCAGCGCCGCCGGTGCCACGCTGTTCTTCTCGTACATCGGTTTCGACGCCGCCTCCACCGCCGGTGAGGAGGCCAAGAACCCCAAGCGGGACCTGCCCCGGGCGATCATGCTCTCGCTGATCATCGTGACCGTGCTGTACGTGCTCGTCGCGGGCGTCGCCGTCGGCGCCTGGAACTGGAAGAAGTTCGACGGCTCGGAGGCGACCCTCGCCGCGATCATGGACGACGTCACCGGCCAGACCTTCTGGGGCACCCTGCTGGCGCTGGGCGCGGTCATCTCCATCGCGAGCGTGGTGCTCACCGTTCTCTACGGCCAGACCCGCATCCTCTTCGCGATGGCCCGCGACGGCCTGGTGCCGAAGGCGCTCGGCAAGGTCCACGCGAAGACCGGCTCGCCCCGCCTCAACACGGTGATCGTGTCCCTCTTCTGCGGTGTGCTCGCCGCACTCATCCCGTTGGGCAAGCTGGTCGACGCCACCAGCATCGGCACGCTGTTCGCCTTCGCCCTCGTCAACGTCGCGGTGATCGTCCTGCGGTACAAGCGGCCGGGGCTGGAGCGCACGTTCAAGGTGCCGTTCGGGCCGGTGCTGCCGGTGCTGGGCTTCCTGTTCTGCGCGTACAACATGTTCAGCCTCGACACCGTCACGTGGGTCGTCTTCGGATGCTGGATGGCCGTCGGGCTCGTGTTCTACTTCGTGTACGGCTATCGCCGTTCCCGTCTCGCGACCGACGACGTGCTCGCGGTGACGGCAGAGAAGTGA
- a CDS encoding Lrp/AsnC family transcriptional regulator: MLNDLDERIVHALAEDARRSYADIGQMVGLSAPAVKRRVDRLRATGAITGFTVRVDPAALGWETEGFIEIHCRRNTSPETIQRGLERYQEVVAASTVTGDADAIAQVFASDMRHFERVLERIAGEPFVERTKSVLVLSPLLRRFSSGAPG, translated from the coding sequence GTGCTGAACGATCTCGACGAACGCATCGTGCACGCCCTCGCCGAGGACGCCCGCCGCTCCTACGCGGACATCGGGCAGATGGTCGGCCTGTCCGCGCCCGCGGTGAAGCGGCGCGTGGACCGGCTCCGCGCCACCGGAGCCATCACCGGGTTCACCGTCCGGGTGGATCCGGCGGCGCTCGGCTGGGAGACCGAGGGATTCATCGAGATCCACTGCCGGCGCAACACCTCGCCGGAGACCATCCAGCGGGGTCTGGAGCGCTACCAGGAGGTCGTGGCCGCGTCGACCGTCACCGGCGACGCGGACGCGATCGCCCAGGTCTTCGCCTCCGACATGCGCCACTTCGAGCGGGTCCTGGAGCGGATCGCGGGGGAGCCGTTCGTGGAACGGACCAAGTCCGTCCTGGTGCTGTCCCCGCTGCTGCGCCGCTTCTCCTCCGGCGCACCGGGATAG
- a CDS encoding GntR family transcriptional regulator, with protein sequence MTARHEEIADELRRAIDREVYAVGSRLPSESELAAHYGVSRGTVRQAVAALTAEGLIGSRQGARRVVLASRRSQTFEELRSFAQWARAMGHEATGHVVTQEYRPAGHEDAARLQLTVGTPVLHVLRVRGLDGEPVLLERTVYADWISPAVEAIEPDCPSVTQRLYDDTGLVFAYGEHVIDAVACGALDAELLGVRRTSPLLRVRRVTTTREGRPVEWSDDRYRPDAVSFSVHNSIGNNPLARKAAE encoded by the coding sequence ATGACGGCGCGACACGAGGAGATCGCGGACGAACTGCGCCGCGCGATCGACCGCGAGGTGTACGCGGTCGGCAGCAGGCTGCCCTCGGAGTCGGAACTCGCCGCGCACTACGGCGTCTCGCGCGGCACCGTCCGCCAGGCCGTCGCCGCCCTGACCGCCGAAGGGCTCATCGGGTCCCGGCAGGGCGCCCGCCGGGTGGTCCTGGCCAGCCGCCGCAGCCAGACCTTCGAGGAACTGCGCAGCTTCGCCCAGTGGGCGCGGGCCATGGGCCACGAGGCCACCGGCCACGTCGTGACCCAGGAGTACCGCCCGGCCGGCCACGAGGACGCCGCGCGCCTGCAACTCACCGTCGGCACACCGGTGTTGCACGTCCTGCGGGTGCGTGGCCTGGACGGCGAGCCGGTGCTGCTGGAGCGCACCGTGTACGCCGACTGGATCTCCCCCGCGGTCGAGGCGATCGAGCCCGACTGTCCGTCGGTCACCCAGCGCCTGTACGACGACACCGGTCTGGTCTTCGCCTACGGCGAGCACGTCATCGACGCGGTGGCCTGCGGCGCGCTGGACGCCGAGTTGCTCGGGGTGCGCCGGACCAGCCCGCTGCTGCGGGTGCGGCGTGTGACGACGACACGGGAGGGCCGGCCGGTCGAGTGGTCGGACGACCGCTACCGGCCGGACGCGGTGAGCTTCAGCGTGCACAACTCGATCGGTAACAATCCGCTCGCGCGGAAGGCGGCGGAGTAG